One Triticum dicoccoides isolate Atlit2015 ecotype Zavitan chromosome 3B, WEW_v2.0, whole genome shotgun sequence genomic window, TAGGTTCATGACTGCTACGACATCGACGCCTGATGCCCGGTCGCCCGCCGCCTCTTCTACTGTTACACAAGCACCGTCTAGGGCGGTTCCGATCCATCGATGTGGAGCTTCCAATCTAAAGTCCAGAATTGTTGAAGGGGCAATCTACACCTTGCACCGTCGATCAAGCGGACGCATAGCCAACACGAGGGCCAAACGGACATGAAAAATGGTTAGGTTACTCTTGTCTCTTGCTCTCAATTACTTAGTCGATTACTCGTGTTTTTTGCGAATCAATGACCCATGTTTTGAGATTAGATTAACTTGTGCCTTTAGAACTACAAGATTTGATATTTATAAACTACTCCATCCACCTCGAAATAGTTGTCTTTGATTTAGTAGAATTTAGTTATATCTGAATTGCTTTCCGAAATTGTTTATGGAAACTTCTAATTTAAATTGAATTGTTCATAGGCTAATGTTTTTTTTCTAGCAATGTGGAGGACAAGAAGAACTCCTTTATAGAAATAGGGATTATTCCtaaaaactttgaagtaaattttCCTAAGAAAATCCTATTATATcaaattcctataaaattcctccaAACCGAAGGAGATCTTCACTGTTTGGGAATCATATTTATTGGTATATATTGCTGCGTTTTTTCGAACAAAAAAAAGCCTAGACTTTTAATAATGCCAAAATCGTGTAGTTTGACTCCAAACTATACTAGTAGGCCGTTCCGTCCCCGCCTCCCCCTGCGACGCACGCGGGCAAAGAAAGATGCCCGTCGAGCCTGGGGCGCCACGTTTCGACCCCTCCGAGCCCCACCCATGCTCCCGGTGCGTCCCATCCCCCGGCTCCTGCTGTTCGCGCGCAATCGCAGACACCGCGCCGCGCCCGCGCTCGCGCTCCGAGCCCGTCTACTTTCCTCTCCCGCCCGCCGAGGCGGGGCCAAAAATGctcacaaacacgccgcaaaataaACAAACCAATCAATTTATCTCCGGAACGGGCGGTGCGAGCAAAGGAAACGAGTGCGTGGCCCCGAAAAGCAACAGGCTCGTCACGTGCCCCACCTCCTCCACGGGCTGCCCGCCCGCCCGTCCGCACGACGGCCCGGGCCGCGGGCCCCACGGCCCGTGGGCGCCCACGTGCAGCGCTCGTTTGACGTGGACCGCCCCCGCGGCGGAGCAACACGCTTCGTGGGCTGCCCTCTGCCTGCCCCCCCGCCCCACACCACACTTCGCTGCCTCGCCCTGTGCGGTGCGGTGCAGTTACCACTCTGCCCCTCCCCGCGCGGCCGTGTTGACCGCTCTCCAGCGGTGGCAGGGGCGTAAATAGGAGGAAATCGAGGGGCGGTGCGGGCCGCGTCGCGAGCCGGGGCTTTTCAAAGCTCACGCCACTGCTCCCCCACCcaccctctctgtctctctctctctctcttcttccgtGTGATCTGCTCTCGCTCCTTCGCCCACTCGAGAGGGCGACCTCTTCTGCTTCCCTCCTTCCTGACTTCGAGCTCGGCAGCGGAGCCGAGCTGTGCGTGCTGCGGAGGGTTGACCGGGCATGGCgacggggggaggaggaggaggggcggacTTCGGGGCGGCGGGGGGAGCGGGCGGCAGGATGCCGACGTGGAGGGAGAGGGAGAACAACAAGcggagggagcggcggcggcgggcgatcgCCGCCAAGATATTCTCCGGCCTGCGGGCGCACGGCGGGTACAAGCTGCCCAAGCACTGCGACAACAACGAGGTCCTCAAGGCCCTCTGCAACGAGGCCGGCTGGGTCGTCGAGCCCGACGGCACCACCTACCGCAAGGTTCGTACTACCACGCCTTCCCCGCTCTCTCCCCCGGCCGCAAGGCTGGATCTCCGCTAGTACACAACCTATTGATCGATCCCTCTGCCTCGCTCCTCCACGGGAGGCCAGCCAGCGGCGCCGTAGCTTAGCCGGCTAGCGAGCTAGCCCGTCGAGCGCGCGAAGGCTTGCGGCGGAGCAGGCGGCGCGCGCAGTGGATCTCGGCGTGGTACGGCGAGGCCAGCTGGTGCTTGGGTACCTGCAGCACGGTGTGAACCGTGTGGCGTCCAGTCGTACCTTTCCTATTTTATTTTTCTTCCATTTCTTTGGGGGTGGGTCGCACGTGGGTGGCGATGGGCAAAGGGTGGTGTGGTGGGAGACGCCAGTCTGGTCCGTGCACGGGTGTGCCGGACTGGAGTGCGGGGTGGGTGGGTGGGCGGTAGGCGCGTTCGCGGAATTTCGGGGCATCGGGGTACTGCTGCCGCTGGGGAAAAGAAAAGCTAGATTCTCCTAGCGCGGCGACGAATTGAGCATCTTGTATCGGTGCCGTGCTGCTCCCCTGCTGCAAATCCTATCGCGATGCTAGCATTTGGTGGATCCGGATTCGTGTTCGGCTCCGCTCGTAAGATCTGTGGGCGAGAAACGCGCTGAAGCAACTCTAATATGCTCCTGAATTAATGCCTTGCTGCGTGTTCATGTTATAGTTGCACCAATGCTTCAAACAATCCCACAGAGTCGCATGGTGAGTTTCACTGTGGGCATGATGATGTTTGACCATCTTCTGCTTGCCTGATCtttgctacacacaagtcgaatttTCTCAAATAGCTATCCGTGTTCGTCAGGATAGCACATTTAACATTTGCGCCATGAGCCATGCCATGGCTATGTATCATACATTCATTCATTATTTCTATATGCGTGTTACTACTTGCAATGTAGTGCTAAGTAGTCAGGGATTATCCGGAAAAAAGAAGTTCATAAGAGAGTGTCGTGTACCGTGATGAAATGTTGTTGAGTAGGTACTAGCAGTTTTGCTGCGGAAACACCACACCTGGTTTACTTTCAGCTAGTCGGAGAAGACATGGAGCACAAACTAACAATGTGCTCGTTTATTTTTGTTCACAGGGATGCAGACCTGCAGAACGCATGGATGGGATTGGGTGCTCCGTGTCACCAAGTCCATGCTCTTCATATCAGCCGAGTCCGCGGGCATCATACAATGCGAGCCCTACTTCCTCTTCATTCCCCAGCGGCGCATCGTCGCCCTTCCTCCCGCATTCCAACAACATGGTAAACGGCGTCGATGCAACTCCCATCCTACCATGGCTCCAAACGTTCTCCAATTCGACGGCGTCGAATAAGCGGCCGCATCTTCCCCCGCTGCTGATTCACGGTGGCTCCATCAGCGCCCCGGTGACTCCTCCACTGAGCTCACCGACCGCTCGCACCCCTCGCATGAAGACGGACTGGGACGAGTCGGTGATCCAGCCACCATGGCACGGTTCAAACAGTCCGTGCGTGGTGAACTCCACCCCGCCGAGCCCCGGGCGTCAAATGGTTCCTGACCCGGCATGGCTGGCCGGTATCCAGATCTCGTCAACGAGCCCTTCATCGCCCACCTTCAGTCTCATGTCGTCAAACCCATTCAGCGTCTTCAAAGAAGCGATCCCGGGCGGAGGTTCGTCGAGGATGTGCACGCCGGGGCAGAGCGGCACGTGCTCGCCGGTGATCCCCGGCATGGCGCGGCACCCGGACGTTCACATGATGGACGTGGTTTCTGACGAGTTTGCGTTTGGAAGCAGCACCAACGGTGGCGCTCAGCAGGCCACCGCCGGATTGGTGAGGGCGTGGGAGGGCGAGAGGATCCACGAGGACTCCGGGTCGGACGAGCTGGAGCTCACTCTCGGGAGCTCCAGGGCGAGGAGCTGATGCTAACAACACCTAACtcgggcgggattctttcttgttgTAGctcatttcttcttcttcttattggtgtTCCATTAGTTTCTGAAAGAGAGACCAAGCGTGTGGTTCCTTCAGATAGCTTTTCACTTGATGTGGTGGTAATTGTGTTATTTATTTGTGCGGATTACAAGTGCTAGAGAGGGCGGCCAAAATCAGCTGGCGACCTCGCTTTGGCCGTGATTTAAGCTCATTGTGCTGTTGTTGCGACAGATGTAAATTGATGTCAGAAATCACGAAGATTATCAACCTCCACTGCTCATACGATGCTTGTTCCATGCCGTCGATGTAGTCGGCAGGCCGGTGGCTGCGAAGTCCTCGGTGCCAGGGGTCAACACGGTGTTCCTGGTCGAGGAGCGGACGGCGTCGCGGCCGTGTCTTGTCCGGAGCCGGCGGGCGTGACTGTGCCTTGACGTCGTGGCCGCGCCGCACTGCCGTCGCTTTCTCCCTTTACCTGAGCGTGCCGCGCCGAGTCAAAGAAAAACGCAGCTCAGCTGTGCCGCCCGCAAATCCTGCCCTCCAGAAGCCGGACAATGCGGAAGGATCTTCACCTCACCACCCGAGAAAAATATCTACACTTCCAAGTTCTCCCTAGTAGCGCGTGAGTACGCCACGCCTTGTCGTAGGCTGCAGAGTCGCCGCCGCCTGCTGCTGCGGGCACCGCTCCTCGCGGGAGCTAGTATTTCAAGTGAACCGAGCTTTAGGATGTAGGACTAGTATCGTTTGGAAGCAAATGTCCATCGGCGAGCTTTGACTAGCCTAGACTAGACTCATGGTATCCAGCAAAAGCCATTTCTGGCCTGATTTGAGCACAAGTCAAAGTTGATGTATGTAGTGCAGATGATGATTTATTTTTTGCAATACACTTGTGTTGCATCTCAAGAAATTCCCTCTCAAGAATTTGAAACGCAAGAAGAGCACCTTCTTGACATGGAAGAGGAGGGCTTTGTTGGTGCATCTCCAAAGGGGAGAAGTGCAAACTGCACTTACAAAAGAAGTCAAGTTGTTGTGTAAATCATGGAAGAAAATTGGTCTTTATCCAATCAACCAATGCGAACTTGCTAGGAGCGTATATATGAGTACTTCAAGGCACGCACACTAGTGGAATCTATTGATCGCAAATGTTGCTCCGACATCGATGGCAAACTATATTGTCAAGAGGGTCAAAAGTGGCCGGCATGCCTGGCACAAGTTCACTGTATGAACGCAAGTGGTACAAACGCTGACAATAAGGTGATTGCTTGTTTGCATTCATCCATTATTTCTTCATCTCTTTCTATGGATTGCGGGCTAACTACTTTTCTCACTTGTGGAATGTACCTCAACATTGCTAGTGAATTGTTTAAGGGCCAAGGCAAAGAGGTTAGAAGAAATGCAAGGGATTCAATTGGGCACCATTTTGAGTGGAGATTAGAAATGAGAAGAATTGGAAGAACCGCGAGTACAATGAAATTCCTAATAAG contains:
- the LOC119275351 gene encoding protein BZR1 homolog 2-like, with the protein product MATGGGGGGADFGAAGGAGGRMPTWRERENNKRRERRRRAIAAKIFSGLRAHGGYKLPKHCDNNEVLKALCNEAGWVVEPDGTTYRKGCRPAERMDGIGCSVSPSPCSSYQPSPRASYNASPTSSSFPSGASSPFLPHSNNMVNGVDATPILPWLQTFSNSTASNKRPHLPPLLIHGGSISAPVTPPLSSPTARTPRMKTDWDESVIQPPWHGSNSPCVVNSTPPSPGRQMVPDPAWLAGIQISSTSPSSPTFSLMSSNPFSVFKEAIPGGGSSRMCTPGQSGTCSPVIPGMARHPDVHMMDVVSDEFAFGSSTNGGAQQATAGLVRAWEGERIHEDSGSDELELTLGSSRARS